One Chordicoccus furentiruminis DNA window includes the following coding sequences:
- a CDS encoding MBOAT family O-acyltransferase, producing the protein MIFDFMEETGITLSYQTAGFIVFFAVVLALCCLMRAQVVRKLVLLLANGFFYYAMGGFGALELVLLTSAAVYTGSALMGIVYVRFERASAGLDKKEKRRRLTPYKKRARGILFATLAVILAIFVYVKAGGLLHFSPVDSLSSLTPGHVLAPLGISYYTFSCIGYLADVYWRKVPFEKNGFDLLIAILYFPIIVEGPISNYGRLLSQLKKLPAPNYRTVCFGLQRMIWGFFKKLVVADRLTQFTTPVFASVGDYAGAEMVIAVLFNALAIYADFSGCMDIVIGASQALGIELEENFRQPFFSRTAAEFWRRWHITLGAWFRDYVYMPLAMGPYFRKRAAEVRKKRGTAAAQLAQGAVPLLIVWICTGLWHGTGTDYLVWGLYWGSLMIAGMAFQGTADRINQALHVDPDSFSHRLFQMIRTFLIFCGGRMLTATGEPGGFFLILHQVFSESRLNVLFDGSLYSHGLEQKDWYVAIVGIVAMWVVDMLHERKIRIREVIASQPLILRWAVYIGSILFVLVYGIYGASYSATAFAYGAF; encoded by the coding sequence ATGATATTTGACTTTATGGAAGAGACGGGCATCACCCTTTCGTATCAGACTGCGGGGTTCATCGTATTTTTTGCGGTCGTGCTGGCGCTCTGCTGTCTGATGCGCGCCCAGGTGGTCCGGAAGCTGGTGCTTCTTCTGGCGAACGGCTTCTTCTACTACGCGATGGGAGGCTTCGGCGCGCTGGAACTGGTTCTGCTGACATCAGCGGCTGTCTACACAGGCTCGGCTCTGATGGGAATTGTCTATGTCCGATTTGAGCGTGCGTCCGCCGGACTTGATAAAAAAGAGAAAAGAAGGCGGCTGACACCGTACAAGAAAAGAGCAAGAGGAATTCTGTTCGCGACACTGGCGGTGATTCTGGCGATCTTCGTGTATGTGAAGGCGGGAGGTCTTCTGCATTTTTCCCCTGTAGACTCGCTGTCATCACTTACGCCGGGACATGTGCTTGCTCCGCTGGGCATTTCCTACTATACTTTTTCGTGTATAGGATATCTTGCCGATGTATACTGGCGCAAAGTCCCGTTTGAAAAGAACGGCTTCGATCTTTTAATTGCCATTCTGTATTTTCCGATCATTGTCGAAGGACCAATTTCAAACTACGGCCGTCTTCTCAGCCAGCTGAAGAAGCTGCCGGCCCCGAACTACCGTACGGTCTGCTTCGGACTGCAGCGTATGATCTGGGGCTTTTTCAAGAAGCTGGTCGTCGCGGACCGTCTGACCCAGTTCACAACGCCGGTTTTTGCGTCGGTCGGAGACTACGCGGGCGCGGAGATGGTGATCGCTGTATTGTTTAATGCACTGGCGATTTACGCTGATTTTTCCGGCTGCATGGACATTGTGATCGGCGCGTCGCAGGCTCTCGGCATCGAACTGGAAGAAAATTTCAGACAGCCGTTTTTCTCGAGAACGGCTGCGGAGTTCTGGCGCCGCTGGCATATCACGCTTGGCGCATGGTTCCGGGATTATGTCTATATGCCTCTGGCGATGGGACCGTATTTCCGGAAGCGGGCGGCGGAGGTCCGAAAGAAAAGAGGAACGGCCGCGGCTCAGCTGGCGCAGGGAGCCGTTCCGCTGCTGATCGTGTGGATCTGCACCGGCCTCTGGCATGGAACCGGAACGGACTATTTGGTCTGGGGCCTGTATTGGGGCAGCCTGATGATCGCGGGCATGGCGTTTCAGGGTACGGCGGACCGGATCAATCAGGCACTTCATGTGGATCCGGACTCTTTCAGCCACCGGCTGTTTCAGATGATTCGTACTTTCCTGATTTTCTGCGGCGGCCGGATGCTGACGGCGACCGGTGAACCGGGCGGCTTCTTTCTGATTCTGCATCAGGTGTTTTCGGAATCAAGGCTGAACGTCCTGTTCGACGGTTCGCTCTATTCTCATGGGCTCGAGCAGAAGGACTGGTATGTGGCGATTGTCGGCATCGTGGCGATGTGGGTTGTCGACATGCTTCATGAACGGAAGATCCGCATCCGGGAGGTCATCGCCTCTCAGCCGCTGATTCTTCGCTGGGCGGTCTATATCGGCTCGATTTTATTTGTTCTGGTGTACGGGATTTACGGCGCCTCCTACAGTGCGACCGCATTCGCGTACGGCGCGTTCTAA